Proteins encoded together in one Anopheles darlingi chromosome 3, idAnoDarlMG_H_01, whole genome shotgun sequence window:
- the LOC125957964 gene encoding uncharacterized protein LOC125957964, whose product MSFEENLIAKVRANEVLYNVKNVNYRRKNDKERLWQQIAYDLHCPVDVCRRRWKSLRDKFIKLSRAEHTSRGTSDEEQPRKWRYYDSLTFLLGCNKNSLSNTSTFLDGMFMSDERYVDIKCEHPNNRQYVRDDTAVVATECTSVLSTTDRFTVDGRPATVTLDLPSSTGGSSSGNRKRSLDNIESECVKIIRSAAETIQLEASCNIRKSSTQLLFEALALRIDEANMPAARLNALHTAVTNLVYSSL is encoded by the exons ATGAGTTTCGAGGAAAATTTAATCGCCAAAGTTCGCGCAAATGAAGTGCTTTACAACGTGAAAAATGTGAATTATAGACGAAAAAACGATAAGGAACGATTGTGGCAACAAATTGCCTACGATTTACACTGCCCAG TCGATGTTTGCCGAAGACGGTGGAAAAGCTTGCGGGACAAATTCATCAAACTCAGCCGTGCCGAGCATACATCTCGCGGGACTTCCGACGAAGAGCAACCTCGGAAGTGGCGATACTACGACAGCCTCACTTTTTTATTAGGCTGCAACAAGAACTCCCT ATCCAACACTTCTACCTTCTTGGACGGCATGTTTATGAGCGACGAAAGATACGTCGACATCAAGTGCGAACATCCGAACAACCGGCAGTACGTTCGGGATGATACGGCAGTGGTGGCCACTGAGTGCACGTCCGTACTaagcaccaccgatcgattcaCCGTGGACGGTCGTCCAGCTACGGTAACACTTGATTTACCGAGcagcaccggcggcagcagcagcggcaaccgAAAACGCTCACTGGATAACATTGAGTCGGAATGCGTTAAAATTATACGTTCTGCTGCCGAAACTATTCAGCTAGAGGCTAGCTGTAATATTCGCAAGTCGAGCACACAGCTCCTGTTCGAGGCACTTGCGCTGCGAATCGATGAAGCCAATATGCCAGCTGCCCGGTTAAACGCACTCCACACGGCGGTCACCAACTTGGTTTACTCGTCCTTATGA